In Promicromonospora sp. Populi, one genomic interval encodes:
- a CDS encoding zinc transporter permease, which produces MTVTDVHAEHTTTEHQHGASCGHETVQHGDHVDYVHDGHKHAVHGEHYDEH; this is translated from the coding sequence ATGACTGTCACCGACGTCCACGCGGAGCACACGACCACCGAGCACCAGCACGGCGCGAGCTGCGGCCACGAGACCGTGCAGCACGGCGACCACGTCGACTACGTCCACGACGGGCACAAGCACGCCGTGCACGGGGAGCACTACGACGAGCACTGA
- a CDS encoding alpha-D-ribose 1-methylphosphonate 5-triphosphate diphosphatase — MSSALHPQWPISETPEDWVLGGVRAVLPGRVVDDARVVVRDGRIVEVGERPPGARADLDGGGALCLPALVDVHTDVLAHERRPRPGADLPLDLAVGTATGRLAAAGVLTAFHGVPFGAHTPVGLPAGSPGPEDLLSALHAPEARASGARVLHRLDIRSPAGLTALEAALAHASPRDIPPLVSHEDHTPGIGQYADPADMERLLVGREGFRPDDARAHVQGWRREREDRADVAVATLDRLGDLARAGRIRLAGHDPETPGDIEALAARGGAIAEFPTTIAAARAARVHGLHVVAGAPNAVRGGSHTANVSARELVALGLVDALASDYVPATMLAAIEVLVREGLADLTRAVALVTSGPARAAGLDDRGALIPGARADVVLVRNAGRWPAVVATLRAALP, encoded by the coding sequence ATGAGCTCTGCCCTCCACCCCCAGTGGCCGATCTCGGAGACGCCCGAGGACTGGGTGCTTGGCGGGGTGCGCGCCGTCCTTCCCGGTCGGGTGGTCGACGACGCCCGGGTGGTCGTACGCGACGGCCGCATCGTCGAGGTGGGGGAGCGCCCGCCCGGTGCGCGCGCCGATCTCGACGGGGGCGGGGCGCTGTGCCTGCCCGCGCTGGTGGACGTGCACACCGACGTCCTGGCCCACGAGCGCCGTCCGCGGCCGGGGGCGGACCTCCCGCTCGACCTCGCCGTCGGCACCGCCACGGGACGACTCGCCGCCGCCGGCGTGCTCACCGCGTTCCACGGCGTGCCCTTCGGCGCGCACACCCCGGTCGGCCTGCCCGCTGGATCACCCGGGCCTGAGGATCTGCTCTCCGCGCTGCACGCACCCGAGGCTCGTGCGTCGGGCGCCAGGGTGCTGCACCGCCTCGACATCCGCAGCCCAGCCGGGCTCACCGCGCTGGAGGCCGCGCTCGCCCACGCCTCGCCCCGCGACATCCCGCCGCTGGTCTCCCACGAGGACCACACGCCCGGGATCGGGCAGTACGCCGACCCCGCGGACATGGAACGACTGCTCGTCGGCCGCGAAGGATTTAGGCCCGACGACGCGCGCGCCCACGTCCAGGGCTGGCGGCGGGAGCGCGAGGACCGCGCCGACGTCGCCGTCGCGACCCTCGACCGGCTCGGCGACCTCGCGCGGGCCGGCCGCATCCGCCTGGCCGGACACGACCCGGAGACGCCCGGCGACATCGAGGCGCTCGCGGCCCGGGGCGGCGCCATCGCGGAGTTCCCGACGACGATCGCCGCCGCCCGGGCCGCCCGCGTGCACGGGCTGCACGTCGTGGCCGGCGCCCCGAACGCCGTGCGGGGCGGCTCGCACACCGCCAACGTCTCGGCGCGCGAGCTGGTGGCGCTGGGGCTCGTGGACGCGCTCGCCTCCGACTACGTGCCGGCCACCATGCTCGCCGCCATCGAGGTGCTGGTGCGCGAGGGGCTGGCGGACCTGACCCGGGCGGTAGCGCTGGTCACGTCCGGCCCGGCGCGGGCCGCCGGCCTGGACGACCGCGGGGCGCTGATTCCGGGCGCGCGGGCCGACGTTGTGCTGGTCCGGAACGCGGGCCGGTGGCCGGCGGTGGTGGCGACCCTCCGAGCAGCTCTTCCCTGA
- a CDS encoding phosphate/phosphite/phosphonate ABC transporter substrate-binding protein, producing MKTTKTFATVALAAATALTMSACAGGSQAAAGGTTAEGFPSVIRLAAIPAENSTDLAAGYDPIIAMLEDETGATVEVSQASDYAGVIEGLIAENVDLAFLGSFAYVIATHNDAAITPLGAAIEEKGADPGYYSLGIVPGDSDIDGLEDFAGHSVCFVDPGSTSGFLYPTAGLIDAGVIESGLESDVAAGVEPIYAGAHDASALAVAAGDCEAGFAMQSMVEETLPDAGELADGDLKEVWRSPKISGSLFVGNNALGAEVNTKLATLITEKANSEYLLSQGYCDGDCLLTDEDAWGFAPAQDSDYDGTREVCTLTRSDKCEG from the coding sequence ATGAAGACCACCAAGACCTTCGCCACAGTGGCACTCGCCGCCGCGACGGCGCTGACGATGTCCGCGTGTGCCGGCGGCTCGCAGGCCGCGGCCGGAGGAACTACGGCCGAGGGCTTTCCGTCGGTCATCCGGCTGGCCGCGATCCCCGCGGAGAACTCGACCGACCTCGCCGCCGGCTACGACCCGATCATCGCGATGCTCGAGGACGAGACGGGCGCGACCGTCGAGGTGAGCCAGGCTTCCGACTACGCGGGCGTCATCGAGGGCCTCATCGCCGAGAATGTCGACCTCGCGTTCCTCGGCTCGTTCGCCTACGTGATCGCCACCCACAACGACGCCGCGATCACCCCGCTCGGTGCCGCGATCGAGGAGAAGGGCGCCGACCCCGGCTACTACTCGCTCGGCATCGTCCCCGGCGACAGCGACATCGACGGCCTCGAAGACTTCGCCGGGCACAGCGTGTGCTTCGTCGACCCCGGTTCGACGTCCGGCTTCCTCTACCCCACGGCTGGCCTCATCGACGCGGGCGTCATCGAGTCGGGCCTGGAGTCCGACGTCGCGGCCGGCGTCGAGCCGATCTACGCCGGCGCCCACGACGCCTCGGCGCTCGCCGTCGCCGCCGGGGACTGCGAGGCGGGTTTTGCCATGCAGTCCATGGTCGAGGAGACCCTGCCCGACGCCGGTGAGCTGGCCGACGGCGACCTGAAGGAGGTCTGGCGCTCGCCGAAGATCTCGGGCTCGCTCTTCGTCGGCAACAACGCGCTCGGCGCGGAGGTCAACACCAAGCTGGCCACGCTGATCACCGAGAAGGCCAACTCCGAGTACCTGCTGTCCCAGGGCTACTGCGACGGCGACTGCCTGCTCACGGACGAGGACGCCTGGGGCTTCGCCCCGGCACAGGACTCGGACTACGACGGCACGCGCGAGGTCTGCACGCTCACCAGGTCCGACAAGTGCGAGGGCTGA
- the phnC gene encoding phosphonate ABC transporter ATP-binding protein, whose protein sequence is MRGLTVLPAARPTAAPESGPGSDVAPAVVPNNTDTAEPLVRVRGLVKEFDGTTALAGVDLDVARGELLVLLGLSGSGKSTLLRCLNGLHRPTSGEVTVAGTRVDRASGRELRRLRTEVGFVFQQFNLVGRLTCLENVLIGALGRVRGPRYGVTTYPRRMREEALAHIDRVGLADHAYQRADTLSGGQQQRVAIARTLMQRPQLVLADEPVASLDPENSGAVMDLLVRVCAEEGLTVVCTLHQVDLALGWAHRLVGLRNGTKVLDRPAAGLTRDDAMSIYRRVEASA, encoded by the coding sequence GTGCGAGGGCTGACCGTGCTGCCCGCAGCGCGGCCCACGGCGGCGCCCGAGTCCGGGCCCGGGTCTGACGTCGCTCCCGCCGTCGTACCGAACAACACGGACACGGCCGAACCGCTGGTCCGGGTCCGGGGCCTGGTCAAGGAGTTCGACGGCACGACGGCGCTGGCCGGCGTCGACCTCGATGTCGCCCGCGGTGAGCTGCTGGTGCTCCTCGGGCTGTCCGGCTCGGGCAAGTCGACGCTGCTGCGCTGCCTCAACGGGCTGCACCGGCCCACCTCCGGCGAGGTCACCGTCGCAGGCACCCGCGTGGACCGCGCCTCGGGACGGGAGCTGCGGCGCCTGCGCACCGAGGTCGGGTTCGTGTTCCAGCAGTTCAACCTGGTGGGCCGGCTCACGTGCCTGGAGAACGTCCTGATCGGCGCCCTCGGCCGGGTGCGCGGCCCCCGGTACGGCGTCACCACGTACCCGCGCCGCATGCGGGAGGAGGCCCTCGCCCACATCGACCGGGTCGGTCTCGCCGACCACGCCTACCAGCGCGCCGACACCCTGTCGGGCGGCCAGCAGCAGCGGGTCGCGATCGCGCGGACCCTCATGCAGCGGCCCCAGCTCGTGCTGGCCGACGAGCCGGTCGCGTCCCTCGACCCGGAGAACTCCGGCGCGGTCATGGACCTCCTGGTGCGCGTGTGTGCCGAGGAGGGGCTGACGGTGGTGTGCACCCTGCACCAGGTCGACCTCGCGCTCGGCTGGGCGCACCGGCTGGTCGGTCTGCGCAACGGCACGAAGGTCCTGGACCGGCCGGCGGCGGGGCTGACGCGCGACGACGCGATGTCGATCTACCGCCGCGTCGAGGCAAGCGCGTGA
- the phnE gene encoding phosphonate ABC transporter, permease protein PhnE: MTVQAPVTSPVRPPTTLRQRALRWIAGGSVLLALAASSYIGLDLPALVAGGENVASLVGRMLPPRLDDPARIAALTLDTILMAFLGTVLATFLSVPLAFLAARTTTPHPAVAAVARGVITFCRAVPDLVFAVLFVRALGLGVLPGVLALALHSVGMLGKLFADAIEDADPGPREAVRSVGVGPLRELLNGVVPQVVPAWISAFVYRVDINLRTSVVLGFVGAGGIGFALQDALRGLVYPKALGIVAVILVVVAAMELLSMAVRRALLAPLRPRFNRDRVVRFLSGGAAIALTVYAFVRLGINPVSLVTSLPDLLTIAGRTFPPDLTSLGPVLWEALLQTLAIGLVATGIGILLSLPLGLLAARNVAPHPVVHATARAIVLVVRAIPELILAVILVAAVGLGPVAGAIALGIGSIGFLGKLVADAVEEIPAGPAEAVRSVGGGWWKVLFAAVLPQSLPSVIGSALYLLDVNVRTSTILGIVGAGGVGFLLFEAVRTLQFEVVGGIVLLVFVVVFLIERLSGWIRAQLT, from the coding sequence GTGACCGTCCAAGCTCCGGTCACGTCACCAGTGCGTCCGCCAACCACCCTGCGGCAGCGCGCCCTGCGCTGGATCGCAGGCGGATCGGTGCTGCTGGCGCTGGCCGCGTCGTCGTACATCGGCCTCGACCTGCCCGCGCTGGTCGCCGGCGGCGAGAACGTCGCCTCGCTGGTGGGCCGCATGCTCCCGCCGCGCCTAGACGACCCGGCCCGCATCGCCGCCCTGACGCTGGACACCATCCTGATGGCGTTCCTCGGGACGGTGCTCGCGACCTTCCTGTCAGTTCCCCTGGCATTCCTCGCCGCTCGGACGACGACGCCGCACCCCGCCGTCGCCGCCGTCGCACGCGGTGTCATCACTTTCTGCCGCGCCGTGCCCGACCTGGTGTTCGCGGTGCTCTTCGTGCGTGCCCTCGGCCTGGGCGTGCTGCCGGGAGTGCTGGCGCTCGCGCTGCACTCGGTCGGCATGCTCGGCAAGCTCTTCGCCGACGCGATCGAGGACGCCGATCCGGGGCCGCGCGAGGCGGTACGCAGCGTCGGCGTCGGACCCCTGCGGGAGCTGCTCAACGGCGTGGTGCCCCAGGTGGTGCCCGCCTGGATCTCGGCGTTCGTCTACCGCGTCGACATCAACCTGCGCACTTCGGTGGTGCTCGGTTTTGTCGGCGCGGGCGGCATCGGCTTCGCCCTGCAGGACGCACTGCGGGGGCTTGTGTACCCGAAGGCGCTGGGCATCGTGGCGGTCATCCTCGTGGTCGTCGCGGCCATGGAGCTGCTCTCGATGGCGGTGCGCCGCGCGCTCCTGGCGCCCCTGCGCCCGCGCTTCAACCGGGACCGCGTGGTCCGGTTTCTCTCCGGCGGCGCGGCGATCGCCCTGACCGTCTACGCGTTCGTGCGCCTGGGGATCAACCCGGTGTCCCTGGTGACGTCGCTGCCCGACCTGCTCACGATCGCCGGGCGCACCTTCCCGCCGGACCTCACGTCGCTCGGCCCCGTCCTCTGGGAGGCGCTGCTGCAGACGCTCGCCATCGGGCTCGTGGCGACGGGCATCGGCATCTTGCTGTCGCTCCCGCTCGGCCTGCTCGCCGCCCGCAACGTGGCGCCGCACCCCGTCGTGCACGCGACCGCCCGCGCGATAGTCCTCGTCGTCCGCGCGATCCCCGAGCTCATCCTCGCCGTCATCCTGGTCGCCGCCGTCGGGCTGGGGCCGGTCGCGGGCGCGATAGCGCTCGGCATCGGCTCGATCGGGTTCCTCGGCAAGCTCGTCGCCGACGCCGTCGAGGAGATCCCCGCGGGACCTGCCGAGGCGGTGCGGTCGGTCGGCGGCGGCTGGTGGAAGGTGCTCTTCGCCGCCGTCCTGCCGCAGAGCCTGCCGTCCGTCATCGGCTCGGCGCTCTACCTGCTCGACGTCAACGTCCGGACCTCGACGATCCTCGGGATCGTCGGCGCCGGCGGGGTCGGGTTCCTGCTCTTCGAGGCGGTGCGCACCCTCCAGTTCGAGGTGGTGGGCGGCATCGTGCTGCTGGTGTTCGTCGTTGTGTTCCTCATCGAAAGGCTCTCCGGGTGGATCCGCGCACAGCTGACCTGA
- a CDS encoding zinc-binding dehydrogenase, which translates to MDPRTADLTAPAPAPAPAPALTTTVALWEGGDAVRLVEVPLPALGPGEVLVRVRLATVCGSDRHTVSGRRSSPVPSVLGHEAVGELVAIGPGGAVVVETNGADADLGNHPLAVGDRIVWGVTVGCGACDRCAAGRTAKCRSVRKVGHEAFASDWPLSGTYAHHLVLPRGATIARVPAELPDELASPAGCASATVMATIEAAGPLTGRRVLISGAGMLGITAVAAARDAGAAEVLVTDPDRDRLDLALRFGATSTHGVDEPLSTGLVDVAIELSGASSAVARCLDALDIGGRLVLAGSVAPAPPVPLDAERVVRGWLTVTGVHNYEPRHLSAALDLLDRTRDTAPWHELVTPAVGLDQVGRLLTGPPGVAPRAAVVP; encoded by the coding sequence GTGGATCCGCGCACAGCTGACCTGACTGCCCCAGCCCCAGCACCAGCACCAGCACCAGCCCTGACGACCACCGTTGCCCTGTGGGAGGGCGGCGACGCCGTCCGGCTCGTCGAGGTGCCGCTCCCGGCCCTCGGCCCGGGCGAGGTGCTCGTCCGGGTGCGGCTCGCCACGGTGTGCGGCAGCGACCGGCACACGGTCTCCGGACGACGCTCGTCCCCGGTCCCATCGGTCCTCGGGCACGAGGCGGTGGGCGAGCTTGTCGCGATCGGTCCCGGCGGGGCCGTCGTCGTCGAGACGAATGGCGCAGACGCTGACCTTGGCAACCATCCGCTCGCTGTTGGCGACCGGATCGTGTGGGGCGTGACCGTCGGGTGCGGGGCGTGCGACCGGTGCGCCGCCGGGCGTACCGCGAAGTGCCGGTCGGTGCGCAAGGTCGGGCACGAGGCGTTCGCATCCGACTGGCCGCTCAGCGGGACCTACGCGCACCACCTTGTGCTGCCGCGCGGCGCGACGATCGCCCGGGTGCCCGCAGAGCTGCCCGACGAGCTGGCGTCGCCCGCCGGCTGCGCCAGCGCCACCGTGATGGCCACTATCGAGGCGGCGGGACCGCTGACCGGCCGCCGTGTGCTGATCAGCGGCGCGGGGATGCTCGGCATCACCGCCGTCGCTGCGGCACGCGACGCCGGGGCCGCGGAGGTCCTGGTCACCGACCCGGACCGGGACCGGCTGGACCTGGCGCTGCGGTTCGGCGCGACCTCCACGCACGGGGTGGACGAGCCGCTCAGCACCGGCCTTGTCGACGTCGCGATCGAGCTGTCTGGGGCGAGCTCCGCGGTCGCGCGGTGCCTCGACGCGCTCGACATCGGCGGGCGGCTCGTCCTGGCCGGCTCCGTGGCGCCTGCCCCGCCGGTGCCGCTGGACGCCGAGCGCGTGGTGCGCGGCTGGCTCACCGTGACCGGCGTGCACAACTACGAGCCGCGGCACCTGAGCGCCGCGCTGGACCTGCTCGACCGCACCCGCGACACCGCGCCGTGGCACGAGCTGGTCACGCCCGCCGTCGGGCTCGATCAGGTCGGACGGCTGCTCACCGGCCCGCCAGGCGTAGCACCGCGAGCGGCGGTGGTCCCGTGA
- a CDS encoding GntR family transcriptional regulator — protein MSKSTEIVRVLAEELQSVPPGTRVASEADVGQRFGVGRAAARAALGELERRMLVSRIQGVGTFTRRRVDYLVAPGKAPSWSRTIREAGATPRTVVLACDEVPLPSGVAAELGTGPGEPGFRLVRRSFIDDMPAAWGVEWLTVALVPELPTALRHEESLDAILRAVARVRPERAWTRSSMESAPDDASAGLGCRPGDPAWLIVSLARDGADGRPVLFTERWVRSDAVRVIVELGAHGTTAARGATPGGPVSSRPT, from the coding sequence GTGAGCAAGTCGACCGAGATCGTCCGGGTGCTCGCCGAGGAGCTGCAGAGCGTCCCGCCGGGTACGCGGGTCGCGTCGGAGGCCGACGTCGGCCAGCGGTTCGGCGTCGGGCGTGCCGCGGCGCGCGCGGCACTGGGGGAGCTCGAACGTCGGATGCTGGTGAGCCGCATCCAGGGCGTCGGCACGTTCACGCGGCGGCGCGTCGACTACCTGGTCGCGCCAGGCAAGGCGCCGTCGTGGAGCCGGACGATCCGCGAGGCAGGAGCGACACCGCGCACGGTCGTGCTGGCGTGCGACGAGGTGCCGCTGCCGTCCGGTGTCGCGGCCGAGCTCGGCACCGGGCCGGGGGAGCCGGGCTTCCGCCTCGTGCGCCGGTCGTTCATCGACGACATGCCCGCCGCCTGGGGCGTCGAGTGGCTGACCGTGGCGCTCGTGCCCGAGCTGCCCACGGCCCTGCGGCACGAGGAGTCGCTGGACGCGATCCTGCGCGCCGTGGCGCGGGTGCGGCCGGAACGCGCTTGGACACGGTCCAGCATGGAGTCCGCCCCGGACGACGCGAGCGCCGGCCTCGGCTGCCGCCCCGGCGACCCGGCCTGGCTGATCGTGAGTCTCGCGCGCGACGGCGCGGACGGGCGCCCGGTGCTCTTCACCGAGCGCTGGGTCCGGTCGGACGCCGTCCGGGTGATCGTCGAGCTGGGTGCTCACGGGACCACCGCCGCTCGCGGTGCTACGCCTGGCGGGCCGGTGAGCAGCCGTCCGACCTGA
- a CDS encoding TIGR03364 family FAD-dependent oxidoreductase: MTTPGPHPAAPVENGVVSLPAGTTSTTPFSIEAGRHGAAGHVVVVGAGIVGLGAAAEAHRRGYRVSVVEQASSVVGSSVQNFGHLCVTAQAGEAREYALAARERWLSLGSAAGFGVAQVGAHVVARTDAELRLLAELAAERGESEVRLLDAAQARAVVPVRPGPVVGGAHLPLDLQVDPRAAAPALAAWLEQQGVTFRWRTAARAVGTGRVETTAGRIEADAVIVATHHDLDRLLPDLAAQVGLRRCRLHMLRVRPGAPSDPRFPGPLLTGWSMVRYAAFAACPSAADVAGELADAEPDGAAWDVNLMLTPQEDGTLIIGDTHVRAVDAPVFQDEAGYTVLLRLMTDLLGRDLDVVERWQGTYATAPGREFLVAEPEPGVHVATVTTGIGMTTGLGLAAHVLDRAGLDHAPLGA, encoded by the coding sequence ATGACCACCCCCGGCCCCCACCCCGCCGCCCCCGTCGAGAACGGGGTTGTGTCTCTACCGGCTGGCACAACAAGCACAACCCCGTTCTCGATCGAGGCGGGGCGCCATGGGGCGGCCGGGCACGTCGTGGTCGTCGGCGCCGGGATCGTCGGGCTCGGCGCGGCCGCCGAGGCGCACCGCCGCGGTTACCGCGTGTCCGTCGTCGAGCAGGCCTCCTCCGTGGTCGGTTCGTCCGTGCAGAACTTCGGGCACCTCTGTGTCACGGCACAGGCCGGCGAGGCGCGCGAGTACGCCCTTGCCGCCCGCGAGCGCTGGCTGTCGCTCGGCTCCGCCGCGGGTTTTGGCGTCGCGCAGGTCGGCGCGCACGTCGTCGCGCGGACGGACGCGGAGCTGCGGCTCCTGGCGGAGCTCGCCGCCGAGCGCGGCGAGAGCGAGGTCCGGCTGCTCGACGCCGCACAGGCCCGTGCGGTGGTCCCGGTCCGGCCCGGGCCCGTCGTGGGTGGCGCGCACCTGCCGCTCGACCTGCAGGTGGATCCTCGCGCCGCGGCCCCCGCCCTCGCTGCCTGGCTGGAGCAGCAGGGCGTGACGTTCCGATGGCGGACGGCGGCCCGCGCCGTCGGTACCGGTCGAGTAGAGACCACGGCGGGGCGGATCGAGGCGGACGCCGTGATCGTCGCAACGCACCACGACCTCGACCGGCTGCTGCCCGACCTCGCCGCCCAGGTCGGCCTGCGCCGCTGTCGCCTGCACATGCTGCGCGTGCGGCCGGGCGCGCCGTCCGACCCTCGGTTCCCTGGGCCTCTGCTGACCGGCTGGTCCATGGTCCGGTACGCGGCCTTCGCCGCCTGCCCGTCCGCGGCCGACGTCGCCGGTGAGCTCGCGGACGCCGAGCCCGACGGCGCCGCCTGGGACGTCAACCTGATGCTGACCCCGCAGGAGGACGGCACCCTGATCATCGGCGACACGCACGTGCGCGCCGTTGACGCGCCGGTGTTCCAGGACGAGGCGGGCTACACCGTGCTGCTGCGGCTCATGACGGACCTGCTCGGCCGCGACCTCGACGTCGTCGAACGCTGGCAGGGCACCTACGCGACCGCGCCCGGCCGGGAGTTCCTGGTCGCCGAGCCGGAGCCGGGGGTGCACGTCGCAACGGTCACCACCGGCATCGGTATGACGACGGGCCTGGGGCTCGCCGCGCACGTCCTCGACCGCGCCGGCCTCGACCACGCCCCGCTCGGGGCCTGA